CGACGCCGAGGCGGAGATATGGGTCGGCTACCGCGAGCCGTTGAGCCCGGCGCTCGAGCGCAAGTACCGCGTCGATTACGTCGGGCGCAACCGCGGCGGCGTGCCGCGGCACATGCGCAACGCGTTCCGCCGCAGCCGGTGCTACGCGGAACTGCGGCCGACGTACCTGGACCAGCCGGCGTTTTCGCGCGACGCGCTCGGCAAGTACCTCACGGCGTTCGAGGTCGTCACCCGCCAGCGGTGGAAGGCGCTCGAGGCGATGCGGGCGGTCCACGACGCCGCCGAGATCGCGCGCATGGACCGGGCGGTCGCCATCACGATCGAGGGCCACCGCGCGGCGGTGCGGCGCATCGCGGCCGGCGTGTCCGAGCGGCGAGTCGCCGCGGCGCTCGAGAAGGCGTTCTACGACGCGGGCGCGACCGGGTTGGCGTTCCCGTCCATCGTTGCAGCCGGCGAACACGGCGCGGTGTTGCACTGGGGAGCGAGCGACTCGGCCATCGGCGCCGGCGACCTGGTCGTCGTCGACATCGGCGCGTCGTACGGCGGCTACGCGGCCGACGTGACGCGGACGTGGCCGGTGTCGGGCCGGTTTACGGCGGAGCAGCGCCGCATGTACGAACTCGTCCTCGCGGTCCAGCAAAAGGTGATCGACGCGGTGCGCCCCGGCGTGTCGCTCGACGAGCTGCACGAGGTCGCCGACCGCGCGCTGGCCGACGCGGGCTATCCGCTGCCGCACGGCATCGGCCACTTCGTCGGACTCGACGTCCACGACGTAGGCGACACGAGCGGGCCGCTCGAGCCCGGCATGGTGATCACCGTCGAGCCGGGCATCTACCTGCAGGGCCAGTTCGGCGTGCGCATCGAGGACATGGTGCTCGTGACGCCGCGCGGCCATCGCGTGATGACGGAGGCGCTGCCGCGGTCGGTGGCCGACGTCGAGGGGTGGATGGCCGCGCAGCGGCGGTGACGCGGCGGCGGCTGTGCGCAATAGCCTCCTATGCGGCGACCCAATAGTCGGCGCCCTCGCGAAAGCCCGCGGCGTCGAGGTGCGCGCGGATGTCGTCGCGCGCGCCGATCGCGCCGACCGCGACGACCACCGCGTGCTCGCCGCGGCGCAGCGCGGTCGGGTCGCGCACCGTGCACCCGCGGGCGATGCGGCCGATGCGCGACGCGGCGACGTCGACGAACAGCGCCGGCGCCGCCCCCCAGCGCTCGAGCGCGCGAGCCAGCCGCTTGCCGGACCGCCCGGCACCCCACACCGCGATCGGCCGGCCGAGCGCGCGCAGCCGGCGAGCCAGGTGGGGGGCCTTGGTGTCGACGAACCGCGCGCGCGCGAGGCGCGGGTCGGAAAACGTCATCCGTCCGGCGCGGTGGCGCCAGCGCAGCAGCGGCCGGGGCACCTTCGCGAGCCGCCAACCGGCGGCGTCGAGCCGCAGCCACAGGTCGTAGTCTTCGGGGCCGCCGGTGTCGCGCCAGCCGCCGACGGCGACCAGCGCGTCGCGGCGCAGCACCACCGACGGGTGACACAGCGGCGCTTCGACGAACAGCTCGCGCGCGTGGTCTTCCGGTGTGATGAGGCGGTTCTGCCAGCGCACGTAGCGGCGCAACCCGTCGCCGATCGGCGCGTCGCCGAACAGGTCGACCTGCGTTCCGCAAGCGCCGAGGGTGGGGTCGGACTCCATCAGGTCGACCTGCGCCGCGAGCCGGTCCGGATCGCACACGTCGTCGGCGTCCATGCGGGCGATCCAGTTCGCCGTGGCGGCGCGCAGCCCGGCGGTGAGCGCCGCCACGAGTCCTCGCCCGCCGGTCGACAGCGCGATCGTGCCGGCGATGCGCGCGACGCGCGCCGGGCCGTCGTCGCGCGAGCCGTCGTCGATCGCGATCAGTTCGACGTCGACGCCGCGCTGGCCGACCACGCTGTCGACCGCGTCGTCGAGGGTATCGGCGGCGTCGCGGTACGGCAGCAGCACGGACACGCGCGGGCGCACGCGCCGATCATAGGTCGCCGGCGGCTGGTATGCTGCGGTCATCGCTCGGTTCACCGTCCGCGTGCCGCCCGATTTCGACCTGCGCTTGACCGCGCGCAGTCACGGCTGGTACCGGCTCGCGCCGCTGGCGTGGGACGCCGGTGCCGGCGTGCTGCGCGTGTCGATCGCCGTGGACGACGCGACCGCGGTGACCGCCCGCGTGCGCCAGCGCCGAGACGTGCTCACCGGCACGATCGCCGCCGCCACGCCGCTGTCGCCGCCGCAGCGCCAGCGCGTCCTCGCCGCGATCCGGCGCATGGTCGACCTCGATGCCGACCTGTCCGATTTCCACGCGCTCGCGCGTCGCGATCCGCGGCTCGCGTGGGCAGCCGAGCGGGGCGCGGGCCGCCTGTTGCGCGCGCCGTCGGCGTTCGAGGATCTGATCAAGATCGTGTGTACGACCAACTGTTCGTGGTCGCTCACCGAGACGATGGTGGCGCGGCTGGTGGACCGCGCCGGCTTGCCCGCGCCGGGTGGGCGCGCGTTTCCCACGCCCGCCGCGCTGGCGCGCCGGTCCGAACGGTTCTTCCGCGAGGTGGTGCGCGCCGGCTACCGCGCGCCGCACCTGCTCCGGCTGGCGCGCGCGGTCGCGCGAGGCGAGGTGAACCCCGACGGCTGGGCGGATCGCTCGGACGTCGACGCGCTGCGCCGCGAGCTGCTCGCATTGCCGGGCGTGGGCCCGTACGCGGCCGCGCACTTGCTGCGGCTGTGCGGGCACTACGACGATCCGGGCATCGACGCCTGGGTTCGCGCGCGGTTTCAGCGCATCTACAACCTTCGCCGGCCGCCGACCGACGCGCGCATCGTGCGCCGTTACCGCGCGTTCGGCCGGTGGCTCGGCCTCGCGCTGTGGCTCGACGTGACGCGCGACTGGCACGTGCCGCAGGCGCCTGCGCAAGACGCGGCCGGCCCGGCGCGCCGATCTCGCCGGCGCGCGCCTACACGGCCTGGCCGATGAGCGCGGCGCCGAGCGCGCACAGCAGTACCGGCCAGTAGGTCGCGAGAAAGTGTCTGGCAGCCCCCACGGTTCCACGCTGCCGTGTGACTGGCGAGCGGACAAGTTTTCGGCAATGATTTCAAAAGATTTGGAGGACAACCTGCGACATGCCGCGATCGTTCGGCACACTGTCGCACCGCCCGAGGGGAGGCCGACGTGATCTACTTCGCCTACGGTTCGAACATGTCGCGCGCGCGCCTCGAAGCGCGCGTCGGCCGCGTCGTCGACCTGGGCGCCGCGCGCCTCGACGGCTACCGGCACGCCTTCGCCAAACCCGGCCTCGACGGCTCGGGCAAGGGCGCGATCCTCGTCGACCCGAACGACCACGTGTGGGGCGTGCGCTACGAGTTGAACGCGCGCCAGGTCGCCGTCCTCGACGACTTCGAGGGGCTCGGCACGGACTACCGGCGGGCGACCGTCGACGTGGCCGGCGAGCCGGCCATCACGTACGTGCAGGTTCGCGTCGTCGACGGGTTGCGCCCGACCGACGACTACCTGCAGTACTACCTCGACGGCATGCGCGAGCACGGCATTCCCGAGGAGTACGTCGATCGCATTCGCCGCCAGGCGCGCGGATGACCGCGGGGCATCCGGCCGGTAACCACTCCGGTAGCCAGCGCGTTGCCGATCGCAACGGCGCGCGGGGCGGGTTGGACGTAACCGCGCGATTGCCGGCATGGCACGCCGCTTGCGATGGCGCGGCGCCA
This genomic stretch from Deltaproteobacteria bacterium harbors:
- a CDS encoding glycosyltransferase; this encodes MTAAYQPPATYDRRVRPRVSVLLPYRDAADTLDDAVDSVVGQRGVDVELIAIDDGSRDDGPARVARIAGTIALSTGGRGLVAALTAGLRAATANWIARMDADDVCDPDRLAAQVDLMESDPTLGACGTQVDLFGDAPIGDGLRRYVRWQNRLITPEDHARELFVEAPLCHPSVVLRRDALVAVGGWRDTGGPEDYDLWLRLDAAGWRLAKVPRPLLRWRHRAGRMTFSDPRLARARFVDTKAPHLARRLRALGRPIAVWGAGRSGKRLARALERWGAAPALFVDVAASRIGRIARGCTVRDPTALRRGEHAVVVAVGAIGARDDIRAHLDAAGFREGADYWVAA
- a CDS encoding gamma-glutamylcyclotransferase, coding for MIYFAYGSNMSRARLEARVGRVVDLGAARLDGYRHAFAKPGLDGSGKGAILVDPNDHVWGVRYELNARQVAVLDDFEGLGTDYRRATVDVAGEPAITYVQVRVVDGLRPTDDYLQYYLDGMREHGIPEEYVDRIRRQARG
- a CDS encoding aminopeptidase P family protein → MAALASSPRASWRPRRRRTRWTPSCAPRSASRGPCRLCASAPRMSARSLRPRSPRWRGRPGAARGPCRPRRRRNSRAGRGRATCGNSSPRSSPPRPARRPASCRRRRSVAAARPPARRARSNRPAVRRGLRRFRRADWPTSSANTSRERSRSPAERSTARAAPASCSGSSRPRSRAAWPNTDSSGGDTVRRMVRSSISIGIAVAVALPAAAKPPRRSATADVPADVPASVYAERRARLMQQLGDCVGAIRSYAPDGEDGNAFDNWFFYLTGIRESGAVLILAPREPIYRQQLLLRPRDAEAEIWVGYREPLSPALERKYRVDYVGRNRGGVPRHMRNAFRRSRCYAELRPTYLDQPAFSRDALGKYLTAFEVVTRQRWKALEAMRAVHDAAEIARMDRAVAITIEGHRAAVRRIAAGVSERRVAAALEKAFYDAGATGLAFPSIVAAGEHGAVLHWGASDSAIGAGDLVVVDIGASYGGYAADVTRTWPVSGRFTAEQRRMYELVLAVQQKVIDAVRPGVSLDELHEVADRALADAGYPLPHGIGHFVGLDVHDVGDTSGPLEPGMVITVEPGIYLQGQFGVRIEDMVLVTPRGHRVMTEALPRSVADVEGWMAAQRR
- a CDS encoding DNA-3-methyladenine glycosylase 2 family protein, encoding MPPDFDLRLTARSHGWYRLAPLAWDAGAGVLRVSIAVDDATAVTARVRQRRDVLTGTIAAATPLSPPQRQRVLAAIRRMVDLDADLSDFHALARRDPRLAWAAERGAGRLLRAPSAFEDLIKIVCTTNCSWSLTETMVARLVDRAGLPAPGGRAFPTPAALARRSERFFREVVRAGYRAPHLLRLARAVARGEVNPDGWADRSDVDALRRELLALPGVGPYAAAHLLRLCGHYDDPGIDAWVRARFQRIYNLRRPPTDARIVRRYRAFGRWLGLALWLDVTRDWHVPQAPAQDAAGPARRSRRRAPTRPGR